A stretch of Mucilaginibacter terrae DNA encodes these proteins:
- a CDS encoding response regulator yields the protein MPDKRKRVLVVDDDDDILEIISMVLESAGCDVLTANNGRDVSTLVASFSPDIILLDVMIGDMDGRDICKALKATPQTSATPIIIVSATHGWHTSHEKDCKADHYISKPFDIEQLVQEVFKYA from the coding sequence ATGCCCGATAAAAGAAAAAGAGTATTAGTAGTAGATGATGATGACGATATATTAGAGATCATCTCTATGGTTTTAGAGTCAGCAGGGTGTGATGTTCTCACCGCCAATAATGGAAGGGATGTCAGCACTTTGGTAGCGTCATTTTCACCGGATATCATTCTACTGGATGTAATGATAGGCGACATGGATGGCCGCGATATATGCAAAGCCTTAAAAGCTACACCTCAAACTTCGGCTACCCCGATCATCATAGTTTCCGCAACTCACGGCTGGCACACCAGTCATGAAAAGGATTGCAAGGCTGATCACTACATATCAAAACCATTTGATATCGAGCAACTCGTTCAGGAGGTGTTTAAATACGCATGA
- a CDS encoding DUF6691 family protein, translated as MKNIKFIIMGLLFGIILVKSEVISWFRIQEMFRLQSFHMYGVIGSAILVGLISIQLIRRFKLKTVNQEPVVIPKKKFHWGNVYGGLIFGLGWAITGACPGPLFAEIGSGFGVIVVTLLSAIAGTWIYGVLRERLPH; from the coding sequence ATGAAAAATATCAAATTCATCATAATGGGCCTGCTGTTCGGTATTATCCTCGTTAAATCAGAAGTGATCTCTTGGTTCCGCATACAGGAAATGTTCCGTTTGCAATCATTTCATATGTACGGCGTAATCGGTAGCGCCATTTTGGTAGGGCTCATTTCTATTCAACTCATCAGGCGGTTCAAGCTAAAGACGGTTAACCAGGAGCCTGTCGTCATCCCCAAAAAAAAGTTTCATTGGGGCAATGTTTATGGTGGTTTAATATTTGGATTAGGCTGGGCCATTACCGGGGCGTGTCCGGGGCCGCTTTTTGCGGAGATAGGCAGTGGCTTTGGGGTGATCGTGGTAACGCTTTTAAGCGCCATTGCCGGAACGTGGATTTACGGTGTATTACGTGAAAGGTTACCTCATTAA
- a CDS encoding SDR family NAD(P)-dependent oxidoreductase yields MQSNKTILVTGASSGIGLLVASKLHENGYHVIGTSRDPKKHQAKLPFKVLPLDLNDDHSIACFGKLLFSEVEQLDVLINNAGYLVNGLAEETSIELGKQQFETNFWGTIKLTNELLPYFRKQKDGKIITIGSLLGLVGLPNVSYYAASKHALEGYFKSLRFELAQFNIKVVMVEPMSFKTSIGESGTVAAGTIKDYDMLRQRVTAYTKTTFDKAPQPTPVITTLLQAVKEKNPKFNYPVGKGSSFILLLQHFAYKTFERSILRSVNSSK; encoded by the coding sequence ATGCAATCTAATAAAACCATATTGGTCACTGGTGCCTCATCAGGCATCGGGCTGCTTGTAGCCAGCAAACTGCACGAAAACGGTTACCACGTGATCGGCACAAGTCGTGACCCCAAAAAGCATCAGGCAAAATTGCCATTTAAGGTACTGCCGTTAGATTTGAATGATGACCATTCGATAGCGTGTTTTGGCAAGTTGCTGTTTAGTGAGGTTGAACAGTTAGATGTACTGATAAATAATGCTGGTTACCTGGTAAACGGGCTTGCCGAAGAAACCTCTATTGAGTTAGGTAAGCAACAATTTGAAACAAACTTTTGGGGAACGATCAAATTGACCAACGAATTGCTGCCCTATTTCAGGAAACAGAAAGATGGAAAAATAATTACCATTGGTTCCCTGCTGGGTTTGGTAGGGTTGCCAAATGTATCCTATTATGCAGCATCTAAACATGCCCTCGAAGGTTACTTTAAGTCGTTACGTTTCGAATTGGCCCAGTTTAATATTAAGGTGGTTATGGTTGAGCCAATGAGTTTTAAAACCAGTATTGGCGAAAGCGGAACTGTTGCCGCAGGAACGATCAAAGACTATGACATGTTAAGGCAAAGAGTGACTGCTTATACTAAAACTACATTTGATAAGGCACCCCAACCCACACCGGTCATAACTACCTTATTGCAAGCAGTTAAAGAAAAAAATCCTAAGTTTAACTATCCAGTAGGAAAAGGCTCGTCATTCATACTCTTGCTTCAGCACTTCGCTTATAAAACTTTTGAGAGGTCGATCCTAAGATCAGTTAACTCATCAAAATAG
- a CDS encoding SDR family oxidoreductase: MQLKGKTVLITGGASGIGLEAAKQFIAKDAKVIITGRNQEKIDATLKSLPGITAIKSDVSDAGEARLLFEQVRLLGGIDILYNNAGVLTTPINLGMADDRHFDDAAYEINVNYLSVVRLNDLFMDMLKSRKESAIINTTSLLSYVPAILEATYSASKVALQFYTRTLRKHLEILNSNVKVFELLPPLVATEMTAARDDKKMTPEKMVNELIAGLENDRLTIRVGDSKTVYLLNRFFPKLAFSLVNPKRSYELLIHN; the protein is encoded by the coding sequence ATGCAATTGAAAGGAAAAACTGTATTAATTACCGGTGGTGCATCAGGTATAGGGCTGGAAGCCGCAAAGCAATTTATAGCGAAAGATGCAAAAGTTATCATTACTGGTCGTAACCAGGAAAAAATAGATGCCACATTAAAAAGCCTGCCAGGCATCACAGCAATTAAAAGTGATGTTTCGGATGCAGGTGAAGCGCGGCTGTTGTTTGAGCAGGTGAGGTTATTGGGTGGTATAGATATTTTATATAATAACGCGGGCGTATTAACCACGCCAATTAACCTGGGCATGGCAGATGACCGTCATTTTGACGATGCCGCCTATGAGATCAATGTCAATTACCTATCGGTGGTAAGGCTCAATGATCTTTTTATGGACATGCTTAAATCCCGGAAAGAAAGTGCTATAATCAATACCACTTCCCTGTTAAGCTACGTACCTGCTATACTGGAGGCCACTTACTCTGCATCGAAGGTGGCATTGCAATTTTACACCCGAACGCTAAGAAAACATTTGGAGATCCTGAATAGTAACGTGAAGGTTTTTGAATTACTGCCGCCTTTGGTGGCTACCGAAATGACGGCTGCCAGAGACGATAAAAAAATGACCCCTGAAAAAATGGTGAATGAACTGATTGCCGGGCTTGAAAATGACCGATTGACTATTCGAGTGGGTGATAGTAAGACGGTCTATTTACTCAACCGCTTTTTTCCAAAGCTGGCCTTCAGCCTGGTCAACCCGAAGAGAAGTTACGAACTCCTGATTCATAATTAA
- a CDS encoding MBL fold metallo-hydrolase encodes MKIEQFEDKELSHYSYAILSETTGEVILVDPSRDVAPYLAFAEQHHATIIGVIETHPHADFVSGHLELHHLTGATIYCSALVGAKYPHQPFDEGNAICFGDVKLKCLNTPGHSPDSISIVLEQDGDDKAVFTGDTLFIGDCGRPDLRETAGNVRAKREELAVLMYRSLRKKLLVLNDNVVVYPAHGAGTLCGKALSKANCSTIGAEKTGNWSLMQMTEGEFVAELLKDQPFIPKYFPYDVEVNKQGAGSLAASLAAVNRLTDVKLDNGIMIIDTRAEAIFNTGHLHGSINLQAAGKFETWLGSIIAPGEAYYLVSDSNSDLEKILLRCAKIGYESAVKGAFVLQGGEQLTPDLDLRQFKAKPEIYTIIDVRNESEVKEGKVFNNAINIPLPELRERVGEIPINKPIVVHCAGGYRSAAGYGIINNTYRSMTTIYNLGKSITEFV; translated from the coding sequence ATGAAGATCGAACAATTTGAAGATAAAGAGTTATCACATTACTCTTATGCCATATTAAGCGAAACCACAGGTGAAGTGATTTTGGTCGACCCTTCCAGGGATGTTGCACCTTATTTAGCTTTTGCCGAACAACACCATGCAACCATCATTGGGGTAATTGAAACACACCCACATGCTGATTTTGTAAGCGGGCATTTAGAATTACATCACCTTACCGGTGCAACCATTTATTGCTCGGCTTTGGTGGGTGCCAAATATCCGCACCAGCCTTTTGACGAGGGTAACGCGATCTGTTTTGGTGATGTTAAGCTTAAGTGTTTAAACACGCCGGGACATTCGCCCGATAGTATCAGTATTGTTTTAGAGCAGGATGGTGATGATAAAGCGGTATTTACCGGCGATACCTTGTTTATCGGCGATTGCGGCAGACCTGATCTAAGGGAAACAGCAGGTAATGTAAGAGCGAAGCGGGAAGAACTGGCGGTACTGATGTACCGTTCTTTACGAAAAAAACTATTGGTATTAAACGATAACGTGGTGGTTTACCCTGCGCATGGCGCAGGTACACTCTGCGGAAAAGCATTAAGCAAAGCCAATTGTAGTACCATAGGAGCAGAAAAGACAGGTAATTGGTCATTAATGCAGATGACGGAAGGTGAATTTGTAGCAGAATTGTTGAAAGACCAACCTTTCATCCCCAAATACTTTCCTTATGATGTGGAGGTCAATAAACAAGGTGCAGGAAGTTTAGCTGCATCGCTTGCTGCTGTTAACAGGCTAACAGACGTTAAATTAGACAATGGTATCATGATCATAGATACCCGTGCAGAGGCTATCTTCAACACGGGGCATTTGCATGGTTCTATCAACCTGCAGGCCGCAGGTAAGTTTGAAACCTGGTTGGGTAGTATCATTGCACCCGGGGAAGCGTATTATTTGGTTTCTGACAGTAATAGTGACCTCGAAAAAATCTTATTACGCTGTGCTAAGATCGGTTATGAAAGTGCTGTGAAGGGAGCCTTTGTGTTGCAGGGAGGAGAACAATTGACACCAGACCTGGACCTGCGGCAATTTAAAGCAAAACCTGAAATTTATACGATTATAGATGTCAGGAACGAAAGTGAAGTTAAGGAAGGTAAGGTGTTTAATAATGCAATAAATATCCCATTACCGGAACTCCGAGAAAGAGTAGGAGAGATACCTATTAATAAACCAATTGTTGTTCATTGTGCGGGTGGGTATCGCAGTGCCGCGGGATATGGTATAATTAACAACACCTATCGATCTATGACAACAATATATAATTTAGGTAAATCAATTACTGAGTTTGTTTAA
- a CDS encoding NADP-dependent oxidoreductase, with protein MKAFIIDKYKSKDGGRIGEVPVPEPKAGEVLVEIYATGINLLDSKIRSGEFKIILPYKIPFILGHDLAGVVTKVGIGVRRFKVGDEVYARPADHHIGTFAEFIAVKEADLALKPSDLSMEEAASVPLVGLTAWQALIEKGNLKRGQKVFIQAGSGGVGTFAIQLAKHLGATVATTTSAANTQLVKNLGADVVIDYRKDDFEKILSGYDLVLNSQNAKTLEKSLRILKPGGKLISISGPPDPEFAAEIGAAWYVKLFMRILSATTRKKAKKLNVDYSFLFMKANGSQLADITSLINAGIIRPVMDKVFPFQAIKEAITYVESGRAKGKVVVKVK; from the coding sequence ATGAAAGCATTTATTATAGATAAATACAAAAGCAAAGATGGTGGCCGTATTGGCGAGGTGCCTGTACCGGAACCCAAGGCAGGCGAGGTACTGGTGGAAATTTATGCCACCGGCATTAACCTGCTCGATTCGAAGATCAGAAGCGGCGAGTTCAAGATCATCTTACCTTACAAAATACCTTTTATTTTAGGGCATGATTTGGCAGGCGTAGTTACCAAAGTTGGTATCGGTGTGCGCCGCTTTAAAGTGGGCGATGAGGTGTACGCAAGGCCGGCCGATCACCATATTGGCACATTTGCTGAATTTATTGCCGTAAAAGAGGCCGACCTGGCGCTGAAACCGAGCGATCTTTCTATGGAGGAAGCTGCATCTGTACCGCTTGTAGGGCTTACCGCATGGCAGGCACTCATCGAAAAAGGCAATCTTAAAAGAGGGCAGAAGGTGTTTATACAAGCCGGTTCGGGTGGTGTAGGTACCTTTGCTATTCAATTGGCAAAACACTTGGGTGCAACTGTAGCAACCACTACAAGTGCAGCTAATACGCAACTGGTAAAAAACCTTGGGGCAGATGTGGTGATCGATTACCGGAAAGATGATTTCGAAAAAATACTGAGCGGGTATGACCTGGTATTGAATAGCCAGAATGCTAAAACACTGGAAAAATCCTTACGCATTTTAAAACCAGGCGGTAAACTTATTTCTATCTCGGGCCCGCCCGACCCGGAGTTTGCAGCGGAGATCGGTGCTGCCTGGTACGTTAAACTGTTTATGCGCATTTTGAGTGCCACAACGCGTAAAAAAGCAAAGAAGCTTAATGTCGATTATTCTTTTCTCTTCATGAAGGCCAATGGTAGTCAGCTTGCAGATATCACATCCCTCATCAATGCCGGCATCATCAGGCCGGTCATGGATAAAGTATTTCCTTTCCAGGCAATAAAGGAAGCGATCACTTATGTGGAAAGCGGACGCGCTAAAGGCAAAGTGGTAGTTAAGGTCAAATAA
- a CDS encoding PAS domain-containing sensor histidine kinase, whose protein sequence is MEQDQTLYVSQEHLDIALNHAKLGFWELELESTMMICTPQCKINVGAGDKPTVSYEDLINSIIPEDREKMQADVSAALVPGGGTYHSQYRVIHPDGSLHWIEANGKVLYLNEKPYRMVGTTLDITGKKDIEMLKDELLSFATHELKTPVTVIKGYLQILHAFIEKTGNIKYAELSKKSLAATERMTKLLGEIAAPANRRGDQIILQKQQFDVCALLIETVASINMVNPQTLLNLNASGPVFVTADRDRISQVLINLLNNAIKFSPELSEINIQVEQDEDQVKISIRDRGIGMLETEHTKIFQKYFRSENVKNNVEGSGIGLYLSSEIITRHGGRIWVEQPDDRCGSIFIFTIPKA, encoded by the coding sequence ATGGAACAGGATCAAACCTTATACGTTTCGCAGGAACATCTGGACATTGCATTAAACCATGCCAAACTCGGTTTTTGGGAGCTGGAGCTTGAAAGCACAATGATGATCTGCACGCCTCAATGTAAGATTAACGTTGGTGCCGGCGACAAACCTACCGTAAGCTATGAGGATTTGATCAACTCCATTATTCCTGAAGACAGGGAGAAAATGCAAGCTGATGTATCTGCTGCATTGGTGCCCGGCGGAGGCACTTATCACTCACAGTACAGGGTAATTCATCCTGACGGAAGCCTGCATTGGATAGAAGCAAACGGAAAGGTTCTTTACCTTAATGAAAAACCTTATCGTATGGTAGGCACCACGCTCGATATTACCGGTAAGAAAGACATTGAGATGCTTAAAGATGAGTTGCTTAGTTTTGCTACTCATGAACTTAAAACCCCCGTTACGGTTATTAAAGGATACCTGCAAATACTTCACGCTTTTATCGAAAAAACCGGCAACATCAAGTATGCCGAACTTTCAAAAAAAAGTTTGGCTGCAACGGAAAGAATGACCAAGCTTTTAGGGGAGATCGCCGCTCCTGCAAATCGAAGAGGGGATCAGATCATATTACAAAAACAGCAGTTTGACGTTTGCGCGCTTTTGATAGAAACTGTTGCCAGCATCAATATGGTTAATCCTCAAACCCTGTTGAACCTCAATGCTTCAGGCCCTGTCTTCGTTACGGCTGATCGTGACCGTATCAGCCAGGTACTCATCAACCTGTTGAATAATGCCATTAAATTCTCGCCAGAATTGTCGGAAATCAATATACAGGTTGAGCAAGATGAAGATCAGGTAAAGATCAGTATTCGTGACCGCGGAATTGGGATGTTAGAAACGGAACATACTAAAATATTTCAGAAATATTTCAGATCAGAAAATGTTAAAAATAATGTGGAGGGTTCGGGTATAGGCCTTTACCTGTCCAGCGAGATCATCACGCGCCATGGGGGACGTATCTGGGTGGAACAACCTGACGATAGATGCGGGAGTATATTCATCTTCACCATCCCCAAAGCTTAG
- a CDS encoding TolC family protein, producing MLRFKHSWCLALLLLASVSLYAQVPEKSISLKQLLDQVAHNAPTLLTDSSAILIKEAQARETGYNWLPNLKLNYQADLGTNNNVGGGYFGFGMVPTNNRGVRDESNSTAVLSNLGIAAFDMEIYNFGAYKAQNKVASADVTVQQNQFNTSKYNLQAYTIDNYLQLLRLQEYIEIQARNIQRNQEIRRSIQALAKSGIRAGVDTSIAEAELSKSRLNYIELKNQAKQLQLKLSAISGMPYQAIVPDTTAETKLFAQSAESRLFYADTLNHPVIKYYESLYDNSLQREDLVKKSYNPKVSFQAAAWGRAASLDANNGYTSLNNGWGFQRGNYLVGVGITYNLFDLKRKNLKLTTQKINSQYTLTKLNEQKVLLAASATKADANVVTAMERLEEIPKQLKAATAAYRQKFSLYKSGLTDIIELNAALNLLYRAEIDYISAKYSYTQALFQKAVTENQVNTVINLLN from the coding sequence ATGCTACGTTTTAAACATAGCTGGTGCCTGGCTTTGTTGCTATTGGCATCCGTTTCGTTATATGCACAGGTTCCCGAAAAGAGCATATCCCTTAAACAACTGCTGGATCAGGTGGCTCATAATGCACCAACGCTGCTCACCGATTCATCGGCCATATTAATTAAAGAGGCGCAAGCACGCGAAACCGGTTATAACTGGCTGCCAAACCTCAAACTGAACTACCAGGCCGACCTTGGTACTAACAATAACGTAGGCGGCGGTTACTTTGGCTTTGGCATGGTGCCTACCAATAACAGGGGAGTGCGCGATGAGAGTAATTCTACTGCTGTACTGTCCAACCTGGGTATTGCCGCCTTTGATATGGAGATCTATAATTTTGGAGCTTATAAAGCGCAAAATAAAGTGGCCAGTGCCGATGTTACGGTGCAGCAAAACCAGTTCAACACATCCAAATACAACCTTCAGGCCTACACTATTGACAATTACCTGCAACTACTAAGGCTGCAAGAGTATATAGAGATCCAGGCGCGCAACATCCAGCGTAACCAGGAGATCAGACGTTCCATACAGGCTTTGGCTAAAAGCGGCATACGTGCCGGTGTTGACACCAGTATTGCCGAGGCTGAACTATCCAAATCAAGGCTGAACTATATCGAGTTAAAGAACCAGGCCAAACAATTGCAACTTAAGTTGTCGGCCATCAGTGGAATGCCTTACCAGGCAATCGTGCCTGATACCACTGCCGAAACCAAACTGTTCGCACAGTCGGCTGAGAGTCGTTTGTTTTATGCCGATACGCTTAACCATCCGGTCATTAAGTATTACGAATCCCTGTACGACAACAGCCTGCAGCGTGAAGACCTCGTTAAAAAAAGTTATAACCCTAAAGTGTCTTTTCAGGCGGCAGCCTGGGGCCGTGCCGCCAGTTTAGATGCCAACAATGGCTACACCAGTTTGAATAATGGTTGGGGTTTTCAGCGTGGGAACTATTTGGTAGGCGTTGGGATAACGTATAACCTGTTCGATCTGAAAAGAAAAAACCTCAAGCTCACTACACAAAAGATCAATTCGCAGTATACGCTTACCAAGCTAAACGAGCAAAAGGTGCTCCTGGCTGCCAGTGCAACGAAGGCCGATGCCAATGTAGTAACCGCTATGGAGCGACTTGAGGAAATACCCAAGCAACTTAAGGCGGCCACCGCCGCTTACCGGCAAAAGTTCTCGCTATACAAAAGCGGGTTGACCGATATCATCGAGTTAAATGCAGCCTTAAATCTTTTATATCGTGCCGAGATAGATTATATATCGGCTAAGTACAGCTATACCCAGGCACTGTTCCAAAAGGCAGTAACCGAAAACCAGGTGAACACAGTTATTAACCTATTAAACTAA
- a CDS encoding response regulator, with amino-acid sequence MKRILVIDDDEDLLDIFSILFRDAGYNVITSNHSDTANEIQEIGPDLVILDIRISGSPHTGEDICRNIKQKFKSAKIPVFLISAETDISEIAFRCGADRFVTKPFDIPSLLMEIRKFLK; translated from the coding sequence ATGAAACGTATCCTTGTAATTGACGATGATGAAGACCTGCTGGATATTTTCAGCATTTTATTTCGTGATGCAGGTTATAATGTTATAACTTCGAATCACAGTGATACAGCGAACGAGATACAGGAGATCGGACCGGATCTCGTTATCCTGGATATCCGGATCAGCGGCTCGCCACATACCGGTGAAGATATTTGCAGGAATATCAAGCAAAAATTCAAAAGTGCTAAGATTCCTGTGTTTCTGATCTCTGCCGAAACAGATATCAGCGAGATCGCCTTCAGGTGCGGTGCTGACAGATTCGTAACAAAACCGTTTGATATTCCCAGTCTGCTTATGGAGATCAGGAAATTTTTAAAATAA
- a CDS encoding Crp/Fnr family transcriptional regulator, translating to MKLFGSVLEQQLQANSQLKILPAGTILMRSNSFVRAIPILLSGSMRVIRQEDEGREILLYYIQPGESCIMSFLAGIHEDTSKVKLVVEEDSEALMLPVAKASEWIKIYPEWADFIFKLYHRRFEELLDVINAVAFQKLDDRIVSLLKRKASVYGSSEFSVTHQQLAEELGTTREVVSRLLKQMEKQQLIKLARNKITLITAL from the coding sequence ATGAAACTGTTTGGATCTGTATTGGAGCAACAACTTCAAGCCAATAGCCAGCTCAAAATACTGCCTGCCGGTACCATATTGATGCGATCCAATAGTTTTGTTCGCGCAATACCCATACTGTTATCTGGGAGTATGCGGGTGATACGACAGGAGGACGAAGGTCGCGAGATCTTACTTTACTACATTCAGCCAGGTGAAAGTTGCATCATGTCTTTTCTGGCCGGAATACATGAAGATACCAGTAAAGTTAAATTGGTAGTTGAAGAAGATTCAGAAGCCTTGATGTTACCTGTAGCGAAAGCCAGCGAGTGGATAAAGATCTATCCCGAGTGGGCCGATTTTATCTTTAAACTTTATCACCGGCGTTTTGAAGAGCTGCTGGACGTAATTAATGCGGTGGCCTTTCAGAAACTTGACGATCGGATAGTTTCGCTTTTAAAAAGAAAAGCCAGCGTTTATGGCTCGAGCGAATTCAGTGTTACCCATCAGCAACTGGCAGAAGAATTAGGTACTACCCGGGAGGTTGTATCCCGCCTGCTCAAACAAATGGAAAAACAACAACTTATAAAGCTCGCCCGAAATAAGATCACGTTAATTACCGCTCTGTAA
- a CDS encoding YeeE/YedE family protein encodes MDFIKHPWPWYVAGPLIGLIVPALLLLGNKTFGISSSLRHICAACIPANISFFKYDWRKESWNLFFAAGIVLGGFIANYFLSYSAPVKINPATVVLLKQQGVKDFNGLLPHDIFSLKELFTLRGFVFIVIGGFLVGFGTRYAGGCTSGHAIMGISSLQLPSLVATCCFMIGGFVMTWFILPYLLQL; translated from the coding sequence ATGGATTTTATTAAACATCCCTGGCCCTGGTATGTGGCCGGGCCGCTTATAGGACTTATCGTACCAGCATTGCTATTATTGGGCAACAAAACTTTTGGTATATCTTCTTCGCTCAGGCATATCTGTGCTGCCTGCATCCCGGCAAATATTTCATTTTTTAAATATGATTGGAGGAAAGAAAGCTGGAACCTGTTTTTTGCAGCGGGTATCGTGCTTGGAGGGTTTATAGCTAATTATTTTTTGTCCTATTCTGCACCTGTCAAAATCAATCCAGCCACAGTTGTATTACTCAAGCAGCAAGGTGTAAAGGATTTTAATGGATTATTACCGCACGATATATTCAGCTTAAAAGAATTATTTACACTAAGGGGATTTGTATTTATTGTAATAGGAGGTTTTCTGGTGGGTTTTGGTACCCGTTATGCAGGCGGCTGCACATCAGGCCATGCCATTATGGGCATCTCCTCGTTGCAATTGCCATCGCTGGTGGCTACCTGTTGCTTTATGATCGGTGGCTTTGTAATGACCTGGTTTATTTTGCCTTATTTACTGCAGCTATGA
- a CDS encoding sulfite exporter TauE/SafE family protein codes for MEIAGYVAALLIGLSLGLIGGGGSILTVPILVYFFKIDALTATVYSLFIVGFTSLAGAISHYQKGNVNFRVAFLFGFPSLVSVFIMRKWLMPAIPHHLMNIASFELTKPLLLMLVFAMLMVAASVSMVRNKQVTANDEPPNHTILFIQGLLVGVITGFVGVGGGFLIIPSLIKFAALPMRKAVGTSLMIMSISSLLGVVGDVSRQATINYNFLISFSAFTITGIIVGAYFTKFINDAKLKPVFGWFVLFMGIFVFFTTLIK; via the coding sequence ATGGAAATAGCAGGATATGTGGCCGCACTTTTAATAGGTTTATCATTAGGCCTTATTGGCGGCGGTGGTTCCATTTTAACAGTGCCTATCCTCGTTTACTTTTTTAAGATCGACGCGCTGACAGCTACCGTTTACTCACTTTTTATTGTGGGTTTTACCAGTTTGGCTGGTGCCATTAGTCATTATCAAAAAGGAAATGTCAATTTCAGAGTAGCTTTTTTATTTGGATTTCCTTCCCTGGTATCTGTTTTCATCATGAGGAAATGGTTAATGCCCGCTATTCCACACCATTTGATGAATATTGCGTCTTTTGAACTTACCAAGCCGCTATTGCTTATGTTAGTATTTGCTATGTTAATGGTAGCAGCTTCGGTAAGTATGGTGCGTAACAAACAGGTTACTGCCAACGATGAACCTCCAAATCACACCATTCTTTTTATCCAGGGGCTACTTGTAGGGGTCATTACCGGTTTCGTGGGTGTTGGCGGCGGCTTTCTGATCATACCCTCGTTGATCAAATTTGCCGCATTGCCCATGCGAAAGGCAGTAGGTACCTCCTTAATGATCATGTCCATCAGTTCCCTGCTTGGCGTCGTGGGCGATGTAAGCCGGCAGGCAACTATAAATTATAATTTTTTAATTTCATTTTCAGCTTTTACCATAACCGGAATCATTGTTGGCGCTTATTTTACAAAGTTTATCAATGATGCAAAACTAAAACCCGTATTCGGGTGGTTCGTGCTGTTCATGGGGATATTTGTATTCTTCACAACTTTAATTAAATAA